AGTCTGGATAAGGCGAACAAAAAATGACATAAAGAAGAGCGACTGCCCCCAAAGCGGGCGCTTTGTCACCCAAAAGTGGCCCTGCCGGTGGCCAGCGGCGGCCGGGGCTGGGCCGTGGGTGTCACAAGGATGAGCTTGGGGACAGGGACACtgtcatagggctgtgctctccgattcctcctcttcttcctgccGGGTGGCCGCGCCCGGCCCCGAGAGTCTCTGCGGTGCTTCCGGAGGGTCCCGGCACAAGGTGACGTCCGGGGGGACGTGGAGGGAGGGGACCTCAAAACGGAGCAGACCTGCGGGAGGGCAGAGTGATGGGGACACCGCCCTGGTGGGTCAGGTCACCTCAGCGGGGCTGGCACCGTTGTCCGTGGCACCACCGGGGATGGCACCACCGGTCCCTGCTCCGTGCCACCCCATCCCAGACTgtgccaccagccctgctgccccctcAGCTGATGCAGGTGCCACCGTTGTGCCCCTTCCCCAGGGACCCACAGGGTGAGGCAGTATGGGTGAagtggcagaggtggcagctggcaTCACTGGTGTCCCCACTGTCCCTTGCTGAGAGAGGAGGAAGCCACCCCCAAAAGGCAGCTTGGGGACCCtgtggtgggcagcagctcctgaagcgATGGTAGGATGGCACCCATGCCAGGGTGTGACATCAGGGCAGCACTGAGAGTGGAGGAAGCCACTCCCAAAAAGCAGTTTGGGACCCtgtggtgggcagcagctcctggagggacatgGTAGTAGGGTGGCACCCATGCCAGGGTCTGACATCAAGGCAGCACTAACGTGTGATGTCAGGGTTGCATCCATGCCAGGGTGTGATGCCAGGGCTGAGCCTTGCTGGGCTGTGATGTCAGGGCTGCACTGGTGCCAGGGTGTGATGCCATGTCAGGGCTGTACTGGTGCCAGGGTACAGTGCCAGGGTGTGATGCCAAGGTGTGATATCAGAGCTGTACCAATGCCAGGGTGCACTGCCAGAGCCACGGCAATGCTGGGGTGCACCACTGGGGGTGCACTGGTGCCAGGGTGTGATGCCAGGCCTGTATCCATGCCGGGGTACAGTGCCTGGGGGTGAGGTCAGGGCTACACAGGTGCCAGGTGGGTACAGCCATGTCAGGGCTGTACTGATGGCAGggtgcagtgccaggctgcaaTACTGGGGCTTTGCTAGTGTCAGAGAGCAGTACTACTGGGGCTGCACAGTGagatgcagtgctggggtaCACTGGTGCCAGGTGCAGTGCCAGGGTGTGATGCCAGAGCCATGCTGATGCCAGTGCCACTCCAAGGCAAGGTGCCTGCCTGGGGAAGGCCTGGCCCTGGCTCTGAAGGGTGCCCAGTGCTCACTGCTCCCCTGTGGTGTCCCCCACTCCCAGGCAGGACAGGCACAAGGaggggcacagccctgtgggACCCCACAGCCTGAGAGgtccccaccatgcccacctTGTGTGTCCCCAGTGCCGCCTGGCACTTCCAAAGCACCACCCTGACTGTGCCCCTCCAACATCCTCCACTGCTGTATGGAGACTGGGGAGGGGCCACGaccccagcagggacagggagctcAGAACAGCAGGAGAGTGCCACAGGCTGGCACTGGCACCTTCCTGGGGACATCACCACCTTCCTGAGGAATAATTTCACCTTGCCAGGGACATCATTGCCTTCCTGGGGACACCAAGAACTTCCCAGGGACACTGCCATCTTGCTGGGGACACTGCCACCTTCCCAGGCacttcaccaccttcctggggacaGTCCTGCTTTCCAGGGACACTGCCACCTTCTGAGGAACGCTGTCACCCTCCTGAGTGCACTGTCAGGGATTATGCCACCTTCCTGGGAACAtcatcaccttcctggggaCACTGTCACCTCCTCATAGCTGTTGTCACCTTCCTGGGGACATTGCCACCTCCTCATAGCTTTTGTCACCTTCCTGGAGACATTGTCACCTTCACCTTCTGGGGGACACTGCCATCCTCCTAAGTGcatcaccaccttcctggggacaGTTCTACATTGCCAGGGACATTGCCACCTTCCTGAGTACATGGCCACCCTGCCAGGGAtgtcaccacttccctgaggacAGATTGAACCTTTTCGTTTAAGgatgtcacctccctggggacatCATCCACCCTTCTGGAGACAATTCCAGCTTGCCCGGGGGCATTGTCACGTTCCCTGGGGTCCACTGTCACTTCCTCACGGATGctgccaccttcctggggacATCATCACCTTCCTGGGAAGAGTTCCACCTTGTCAGGAGCGTTGCCACCTCCCCTGGGGGACACTGTCACCTCCTCACGGCTGTTGTCATCTTCCCGTGGCCATTGTGACCCCTTTGGGACCACTGACACCCCCCTCCCCGGAGCCCTCCCGTGCCCCATTACCTGCCAAGGCTCCGTCCCGGGGCAGCTCCGGGGCCGGGGAGGTCCCGGGGGTAgctggggggggctggggaggagggggcagcgCCGGGCGGGGCCGCGCCTTGGCCGTGGGGCgagatttgggggggggagcAGCGGCgagggggggcgggggagggggcggAGGGGGCGGGCAGGGCCCCGGGGAGGCTGCGGCAGGGCCGTACGGGGAGGGGGTGCTAGGGGGGGTCGGGGACAGGCTggcgggggagggctgtgtccCCCCCGGCAGGATGGGCGCCAGCTTCTTGGCCACTGCGAGAGAAACAAGGGGAAAGAGGGTCAGGGGGAGGGGGTCACAGAGAGTGGACCCCTTCGGCACCCCTCTGACCCCCTTCCTCCGGCCCCGCTCCTACCTTTGCGGGGGGCGTGCGGGCTCTGCTCGGCCGGCGGGGGGGGACCGGGGGAGGGGTCCTTGGGCCGTaaagtgctggggaaggggagagaaaggagaggggaggaccAGGAAAAATAGgacaggaaagaggaaaaaagggaagggaaaggggaaaagggaaagggaaaaagggaaaggaaaaggaaaaagggaaagggaaaaagggaaagggaaaaagggaaagggaaaaagggaaagagaaagggaaaaagggaaagggaaaaggaaagggaaagaggaaggggaaggggaagggaaagggaaagggaaagggaaaggaaatggggggaaagggaaagaggcggaaagggagaggaatgggttgaaataaaaatacagtgagaaaataaaagggggaaaaagggaataaaggaaaaaatagtggaaaattaattaaaatcgaataatattaaaataaaaaataaaaacattttaaaaatcaattaaagtaaaattaaataataaaaatacaataataataataataataacaacaataacagaattaaaagaaaaattaaacccaacaggcagcagcagcataagGTTTGAGTCCAGAGTGTCTCCCACCCTCAGCATCCCCTCTCCTGTTATCCCAggatcctgctcctctccagggatgctgagccTTGCTCCCATTATCCCAGGATCCTGCTCCTtttccagggatgctgagccCCCTCTGCTCCCATTACCCCCAGATCCTGCTCCTtttccagggatgctgagccCCTTCTGCTCCAATTATCCCAGGATCCCGCTCcctttccagggatgctgagccCCCCCCTTGCTCCCATTATCCCAGGATCCCGCTCCTtttccagggatgctgagccCCCTCTGCTGCCCGGACTCCGCTGCAGGCCCCGCCCTGGTGACGCCTCCCTCGCCGGGGCCCCGGTGGTGCCGCTGGCCTTACCTTGTCCGCTCGGCTGCTGGGGGGAAGCCGAAGCTGGTGGGCGGCGGGGAAGGGGTGGCCGAGATGTCCGGAGAGTGCTCGGGGATGGGCGAgtggggagctgtggggaggtCGGTGGGGGGCAGTGGGGGGTGCAGGGCCGGGGGGGTGGAGGAGGCTTTGCGCACGGCCGAGGTGCCTCGACGAGCCACCCACGAGGTGTCCATCACCCTGACGCccatgctggggagggaggacaCAGAGACgggagctcagcaccacagcccagTCCCTCGGGGAGGGGGAAACTGCTCCCCAAAACACCTCTCCCGCCGGGAAGCTGCTGGGAATGAACCTCTGAGACCGCAGCggggtggtggtggctgtgtggGGCACATATGTGTCACTGACCCACCCTCCAGCTGCCTCTTCTGTCCTCAAGACAAGCAGGCACCctcccagcaccatcctgcacgtgaggaacaatttcttccccccaagggttgtcaaaccctggaacaagCCCTGCAGGGTccatccctgaaaggagtttggagccgtggagaggtggtgctgagggccatggtttagtggtgccctggcagtgctgggttcacagtcaggcattggaagaggtgacccagggaggtggtggagtcaccatccctggggatttTCAAcaactgtgtggccatggcagttggggacatgctttaatggccatggtggtgttgggttgatggttgaattCCATGACCTTCGAGGtgttttccaagccaaacaactcTGGAGgagtttaaggccaggctggatgaggctctggccagcctgctgtagtgtgaggtgtccctgcccatggcaggggggttggcactggatgatccttgtggtcccttccaaccctgactgattctaggattctatataTGGGcctgagggacatgggtcaGTGGCGGACTTGGTAGAGTgttgttaatggttggatttgatgatcttgaaggtcttttctgacctaaATGACcgattctgtgatcccagcaCTTTCCCAGTAGcttcccagcccctccagcagATACAGTACCTTTGGATTTTCCTAAGGCTGCGTGGGCAGAAACACAGGGAGGTTAGTGTGGAAAACCCCAACCTTGGCAGAGGAGTTGCAAGGACAAAGGACTCtgagagaggggacaggaggggccTAGGGGAGACCAGGCTAAGCCAGCACTAGGGAGAGCTCAAGATGTTTTCAGAGACAGGCAGAAACCTGGAGATGTTCTTCCAAGATGAGGAGAGCTCTGGGGGTGTTTATGGAGATGGGGAGAGCACCGAGGAGGTTATTCCCAGGTGGGGAGAGTCCTGAGGGTGTAGAGCTCTGGATGTGTTTTGGGAGGTGAGGAAAGCCCTTGGGGGAGGGTTTTGGAGATGGGGAGAAATTCAAGGATGAATGTTGGAGACCAGGAGAGTCTTAAGGGCATTGTTTGGAGACTgggagagccctggggaggTTCTTTCAAGATGAGGAGTCCTGGGGACATATTTTTTGAGACAGGGAGAGCTCTGGGGTTGGATTTTGGAGATGGGGAAGGCCCTGGGGACATTTTttctggggatggggagagcCCCGGAAACATTCTTCCAAGATGGGGAGAGCCCTGAGGATGTATTTTTGAGTGCTTTGTGGACATCTTTTGGAGATGAGGAGATCCTTGGGGACACATTTtttggagctggggagaggcctggaggtgttcccTGGAAACAACCTGTGGCTGTGGTCCCTCTGGTGAGAGGCACACAgaggttgggggtggggagctttgctctggagcagagcccacTGACCTTGAAGACACCTGAGCACCTCACcttggcacagcacagccccagtgcCACCCCACAAGCCACCCCACTCCCATCTCCAgtgggctggcagcagatgTTGAGCACTCTTGGGCTCTCCCCAAGAGCCCAGCATGGAAAGCAGAGgatcccccccctcccccagaccACCCAAGCTCTACCAGCTCAGTGTCACCTCCACCAGAAGGGCGGAGCAATGCcagcccttccctttccctgacCCAGGGGCACCCCAAAGGCCCtacccatccttcttgtagaacTCCAGCATCATGTTGTCCGTGGCCACGCTGAGAGGCCTCCGCCCCTGGTCGTGCTGCCGGCGCTCTGCGTGGTCCATGTCTGGAGAGGGCATGGAGCTGTAGTTGGCATTGTGGTTGATGTGCATGGGGCTGCCATAGTTGCCTGTCACGTTGAACTCGATGTCTGAGGGTaaggaaggagaggcaggggacacacaTTGGTTTGTGTGTCCTCagtgagggctgggctgggggcatcGGCACTGCAGGAATGCTCAGGGGGGTCCTGGAGCACAGAATCTTCCTGGAGGAACTGATTggtcatggcttggacaggcacaggctgggctgggttaAAACCTGGCTGCTGGCCAGGATCAAAGAGTGGTAGGGAGTGGAGCTAAGTGCAGttggtggtggtgcccagggtgcagtgctggggacCAGCTCTGCTTAGCATCATCAGTGagctgagtgcaccctcagtcagcttgcagatgacaccaaactgggtggcagtgttgatctgctggagggtagggaggctctgcagaggggtctggccaggctggatccatcaGCTGAGggcaatgggatgaggttcaacaaagccaagtgctgggtcctgcgcTTGGggtacaacaaccccatgaatgctccaggcttggggtacaatggctggaaactgcccagtggaATAGGACCTGGGGGCACTGGTCAAGAGCTAGCTGAAggtgagccagcagagtgctcaggtggccaagaaagctaccagcatcctggcctggatcagcaatggtgtggccagcagg
The Indicator indicator isolate 239-I01 chromosome 29, UM_Iind_1.1, whole genome shotgun sequence genome window above contains:
- the LOC128976699 gene encoding rho GTPase-activating protein 44-like; its protein translation is MGWCHLQCQAPCLLCATGALKSYLRELPEPLMTFELYEEWIQASNIPEQEKRLQALWNTCEKLPKANYNNIRYLIKFLAKLTEYQDMNKMTPSNVAIVLGPNLLWPQADGNMTEMMTTVSLQIVGIIEPLIQHADWFFPGDIEFNVTGNYGSPMHINHNANYSSMPSPDMDHAERRQHDQGRRPLSVATDNMMLEFYKKDGLRKIQSMGVRVMDTSWVARRGTSAVRKASSTPPALHPPLPPTDLPTAPHSPIPEHSPDISATPSPPPTSFGFPPAAERTSTLRPKDPSPGPPPPAEQSPHAPRKVAKKLAPILPGGTQPSPASLSPTPPSTPSPYGPAAASPGPCPPPPPPPPPPLAAAPPPKSRPTAKARPRPALPPPPQPPPATPGTSPAPELPRDGALAGLLRFEVPSLHVPPDVTLCRDPPEAPQRLSGPGAATRQEEEEESESTAL